The following nucleotide sequence is from Capsicum annuum cultivar UCD-10X-F1 unplaced genomic scaffold, UCD10Xv1.1 ctg4464, whole genome shotgun sequence.
agatgtaattagcaaactatccaggatttatgtaagttactctACTTTAAATCTACTAGAGGATTTAAACAATGAATAACGGCCTAAAATGCCCCTAAACGATAAGATCAATATTGCCCTCCgtttatttttgggccaaaaataaCCTTGATATTatcttttctaaaaattacataaatacacaacttatatttccaatattataaaaaaatttaactctctaaacatattacaaaaattttaataaatacataGAATGCTATGTAATGtcgactatgttatgtatattaatagaaagAGAgggtaaagtaattaaaaaaaaaagtgaaagagagtgtaattactccCAAAAGGTTATATTAATGTTATTTATACATCTTTTTGGCTCGAATTcgctttttattttaaatgtccCACCAATCATAAGGTTGATAGAGGGCAATATTTTGACAAATTCCATAGTTTCCGGGCATTTTTGGCCCTTCCCcattaaaataatttgatattttcatGTGGCCTCATATgattggcttaattttgaattccatAGTAAATTATAATTCGAGAAAAAAATACTGTTTTCACCCTAAACTATATACGATATTGCTGAGACATACCCAAACTTTAGGAGGTTTCTATTACCCgactaattaaaaccatattttttacaaccttagtgcctacgtggcacatgcGTGTACCTAGctggaccttcagtgtgttgattcactgatgtgtCACGTAGgtactaaggttgccaaaaatacggttttaattagttcagggttAATAGGACCCTCTTAAAGTTTGGATGTATCTTAGAAATTTCGTATATAATTCGGGTGCAAACAGAGCATTTActcttataattttaaaaaggttaGTCCTCTCTCTACACACCTACCTCTTCTCCTCTGCCTTAGACTCTTACACAGTTCTTCTTCTTGGATCTTGCCTactatttttaaaagttaaaatctttCTTCAACTTATGACAATTAAATTGAAGAAGAGAAGTACAACCAAGATAAAGAAAAAGGATTTACTGACATTATTTCCTTGTAGAACATCACAGACTTCTTCAGGGATGAACAACCTGCTCCGTTTTCCAGGGTATTGAGCTGATTCCAAGCGAACAATTTCTCTTCCCATATCCCGCACTAGATCATGCATCACCAAACAAAGCCCATCCCTTTGGAGCAAGTTCCTTTGAACTAAAGTTGCAATTTCACTTTCAGTATGAAAGCGACATGCATTTAATATTCTGGTAACGTCATACTCAGATAACCCATGGAAGGCACACGCAATATCAAGGAAAACATTCTTTGTGTCATGCGGAAGTCCATCAAAGCTTGTCTTGAGAATGCTTTGGATATCATCATGAGGAATTTCAGTTAGTTTCTTGAATTCGGATGTCCATTCTTTAATGGATCTCCCTCGCAAATGTGACCCCAATGTCACAAGAGCTAATGGTAGCCCACCAGAATATTTGATTATGCGATGTGCCAAATCAACATAATTTTGTGGTGGCAAAGGAATGTTTTCAAAAGCATGCCTATAAAAAAGTGACTCAGCTTCGTCATCATTTAATAGTTTGGCTTCATATCTCTCTTTTTCTCCAAGCTGATTTAGCATTTGCTTGTCTCGGGTAGTAATGATtattaaactacccaaaccaaaccaaCTTCTTTCTCTTGCTAAGGCTTCTAGTTGTTTTTCAGAGTCCACATCATCAAGAACAATTAGAACCTTCTTTGACCCGAGTCTTGATTTGATTAGACTGATGCCTTCAGGAACACTATTAACTTTGAAGTCCTCAGTTTTGAGCAGTATATTGACAAGTTTCTCTTGTACCTTGTCTAGTCCAAAAATTTTATCTTGTGATCTAACATCTGAAAGGAAGCAACTACCATCAAAGTGTACATTTCGAAACAATCGATTGTAGATATCTTTTGCTAGAGTTGTTTTACCAATTCCACCAAGTCCATATATACCAATCATGCGAACTTCATTTTCACATTCACTTTGCCGTAATGACTCCATTATATCTTTGGCATGAGAATCTAATCCAACTGGGTAAGAAGCAACATGTAGAGGTGTATGGTTCACCTCTTTTTTGACATCTTTCATAATAAGCTCAATAAATTTTGGTTCATCCCTACGTCCAATTTTTAGCAAAaacaaaagttaaaagaaaaaaacaagtaaataaaacttttaacatttgaaaatatttaatttgatgaaaaaatttCCTCGTAATAAAAAATATTCCTTGCATGAGTTAGGCCCAAAAGGCCTATTTTTACATAATAGCTAAGGTATACACAGTGCGGTGAAGCTCAGCAGTATCAAAATTGAACATACGTGATGGGGAAATCCAATTTGAAGGAGTAAAATGGATACTCGTTGCCTTCTTCATAAAACACATttaatttaagttatatatacaGATAGTATTTAATGAATGACCATTAATTACAATTTTTACCTTGTGAGACAAATTAAGTAATATATATGGATAATAAGTGATTGAATGAAGAAGGAATACCCATTAGCAAGTACTGGCCTTCCAGATAAATTTGCAACTTCAGTAAGCGCAGCTGCCCACTCCTGCATTTGTTCAGCCCCAAATTGTTCCTTGAGTTTAGCAAATTCTTTACCGAATTCCCCAGTTTGCTTTCGAACTTCAGTAGGAAGAACATCAtagaaaataggcataactctctGCTTTAAGAATATTTTGCATTGAAGAATTTTAACCAATTCTTGGAGACACCAACTAGATGAAGCATATTTTGTCGACAAAACAACAATGGAAATAATTGACTTTTCAATTCCTCCCTCTAATGCAGTTGAAATGACATCGCCCTTCCTCAAACTCTTATCGTctttgaagatttgaaatccatCTCTACGCAATCTGTCATAAAGGTGACCTGTGAATGTACATCGGGTGTCTTTACCGCTAAAACTCAGGAATACATCATAAAAGAACTTGGAGGATGTAGATGATTCTCCTTCACTATCTGAGGAGTATGAGATGAAAGAATGGAAGGAGTGGGAGGATGAATTAGACTCTTGAATTCTTTGCAATCTGTCATAAAGATGGTCTCTGAAACACAGGAATATATCATAACAGAATTTGGAGAATAATGAAGATGATTCTCCTTGAGTATCCATTTGGAAATGCAAGAATTAATTAAGGGatgattgatttttattcaaGGCTTCAGGGTTCTACATATATACACAGAATCAAAATTATTTGGTCAAGTCACTCCAAGTCTCTTTCTTTTAATGGATATTGATGAATGAAATCCTGCAGCTTTGGCAACTGTCCTCTCTTTGAGCTAATTTTTGGAGTGTGAGTTATGCCCGAGGTTCAATGTGGCCTCAAGGAAACCAAA
It contains:
- the LOC107865628 gene encoding disease resistance protein RUN1-like; the protein is MDTQGESSSLFSKFCYDIFLCFRDHLYDRLQRIQESNSSSHSFHSFISYSSDSEGESSTSSKFFYDVFLSFSGKDTRCTFTGHLYDRLRRDGFQIFKDDKSLRKGDVISTALEGGIEKSIISIVVLSTKYASSSWCLQELVKILQCKIFLKQRVMPIFYDVLPTEVRKQTGEFGKEFAKLKEQFGAEQMQEWAAALTEVANLSGRPVLANGIGRRDEPKFIELIMKDVKKEVNHTPLHVASYPVGLDSHAKDIMESLRQSECENEVRMIGIYGLGGIGKTTLAKDIYNRLFRNVHFDGSCFLSDVRSQDKIFGLDKVQEKLVNILLKTEDFKVNSVPEGISLIKSRLGSKKVLIVLDDVDSEKQLEALARERSWFGLGSLIIITTRDKQMLNQLGEKERYEAKLLNDDEAESLFYRHAFENIPLPPQNYVDLAHRIIKYSGGLPLALVTLGSHLRGRSIKEWTSEFKKLTEIPHDDIQSILKTSFDGLPHDTKNVFLDIACAFHGLSEYDVTRILNACRFHTESEIATLVQRNLLQRDGLCLVMHDLVRDMGREIVRLESAQYPGKRSRLFIPEEVCDVLQGNNGSKNIEVLKLDRVGELKGVDLSTEAFKQMKKLRVLIINELRISGDFMLLSKELRWLSWQKCPLNYIPPDFPAANLVVLDMRGSDIEEFGLNLQCCKKLKELNLSYCKRLSKTSNFSGARSLEILQLQYCNLSDTGIHVGIGSLSSLISLDLSGNNFHCLPFDFSKLRLLKELRLNDCENLHTLPPVSNLENLKIFELRNCQRLVKITELDNLPSIESINMCNCSFLQNPFNEGFFSAPALSFPSRNNPYQGLQIYLECNEIPDWCSNKVTAPSICFTMPKHKYKFLGMVLWFICDGWNQSHFRYFIVTVAHKERFLTWNRHIETPILHGEVSRVYYISHSNRPFNGLVFNGGEEITVKECHVEATVSKIGIHLLYLDQHGNVTSLPAKVDHSYTAYPEEARDRKSSSLTEATGHSPYKARRPFDSHCPRMDHS